Proteins from a single region of Punica granatum isolate Tunisia-2019 chromosome 8, ASM765513v2, whole genome shotgun sequence:
- the LOC116188771 gene encoding uncharacterized protein LOC116188771: MASASRFGSVSGRNTRAVAKSWKNATGVRDDPAWAHDYEVLGERLKIKCKYCDKIVSGGPYRLKHHLGCTKINVTPCPVVPNDVKNNMCTISMRLEDLSAKKKQASSCGLEGDDVVDVDNDDEDEGVDTKGKGNETIKISSFFNKRSLDIQSKQKQLTINQMMKKDLREDVCMQIARFFYTSAIPFNCVKNPEFEKMCHLIGKYGIGLKPPSYHEISNKYLRKEVDNTMSLLEEHKVMWRKSMSSIMLDGWTDKKKRSICNFLVNSPKGTIFLTSNDTSDISKTAVKVFEMIDDIVEQVGEENVVQIVTDNAVNYNAACEMLMEKRNKLFWTSCVAHCIDLMLKDLEKKIKVHELMIMKGRKITTFIYSRTLLITMLKYFTKGKDLIKPAMTRFATAYLTLGCLFDNRNALRTMFASKQWKVSRFAKLEGGKYAERVIMDNKVWSNVNTYLKATYPLIKVLRMVDSDEKPAMGFIYSEMEKAKQKIKTNFKDDRKSYDPIWKLKDKKIRKQVDLQVEDISSDDEWIVENETENIATLSHNFNLRSLGRGDDGDEESGGIQIGAEHAKNMRTQEHGTIDDLELYEEDEFDILYDDDEYLDEI; encoded by the exons ATGGCTTCTGCAAGTAGATTTGGGAGTGTATCGGGTCGTAATACCAGGGCAGTAGCCAAATCTTGGAAAAATGCAACTGGAGTTAGAGATGATCCAGCATGGGCACACGATTATGAAGTTCTAGGAGAGAGGCTGAAGATTAAATGTAAATATTGTGACAAGATAGTTTCTGGAGGTCCCTATAGGTTGAAGCATCACTTGGGATGTACCAAGATTAACGTGACACCTTGTCCAGTTGTTCCTAATGATGTTAAGAATAATATGTGCACTATTTCTATGCGTTTAGAGGATCTTTCAGCAAAGAAAAAACAAGCTAGTAGTTGTGGTTTAGAAGGTGATGATGTTGTAGATGttgataatgatgatgaagatgaaggggTTGATACAAAGGGAAAGGGAAATGaaacaattaaaatttctaGTTTCTTTAATAAGAGAAGTTTGGACATTCAAAGTAAGCAAAAACAACTAACAATTAATCAGATGATGAAGAAAGATTTGAGAGAGGATGTTTGCATGCAAATTGCTCGTTTTTTCTATACAAGTGCAATACCATTTAATTGTGTCAAGAATCCTGAGTTTGAGAAGATGTGTCATTTGATTGGGAAGTATGGTATTGGATTGAAACCGCCGTCTTATCATGAGATTAGtaataaatatttgagaaaagAGGTTGATAATACTATGTCATTGCTTGAGGAGCATAAAGTTATGTGGAGAAAGTCGATGAGTTCTATAATGTTAGATGGTTGGACTGATAAGAAGAAGAGATCCATATGCAATTTCCTAGTGAATAGCCCTAAGGGAACAATTTTTTTGACTTCCAATGACACATCAGACATCTCCAAGACTGCAGTGAAAGTATTTGAGATGATAGATGATATAGTGGAGCAAGTTGGGGAAGAGAACGTAGTTCAAATTGTCACGGATAATGCTGTCAATTACAATGCGGCATGTGAGATGTTAATGGAGAAACGAAATAAGTTATTTTGGACTTCTTGTGTAGCTCATTGCATAGATCTTATGTTAAAAGatttggagaagaagattaaGGTACATGAGCTGATGATAATGAAGGGTAGGAAGATTACAACTTTCATTTACTCGAGAACACTCCTCATCACGATGCTGAAGTATTTCACCAAGGGCAAAGATTTGATTAAACCGGCTATGACTCGCTTTGCCACTGCTTATTTGACTTTGGGATGCCTTTTCGACAATAGAAATGCTCTAAGGACTATGTTTGCATCCAAGCAATGGAAAGTGAGTCGATTTGCGAAGTTAGAAGGTGGAAAGTATGCAGAACGTGTTATTATGGATAACAAAGTTTGGAGTAATGTTAATACATATTTGAAGGCTACATATCCTCTCATTAAGGTCCTTCGCATGGTGGATTCGGATGAAAAGCCTGCGATGGGCTTTATTTATAGTGAGATGGAGAAAGCTAAGCAGAAGATCAAAACAAACTTCAAGGATGATCGGAAgag TTATGATCCTATTTGGAAG TTGAAAGATAAGAAGATCAGGAAGCAAGTTGATCTTCAAGTGGAGGACATTTCTTCCGATGATGAATGGATTGTCGAAAATGAGACAGAGAATATCGCAACTTTAAGCCATAATTTTAACTTGCGTTCTCTTGGTCGTGGggatgatggtgatgaagaAAGTGGAGGTATTCAAATTGGCGCTGAACATGCAAAAAATATGCGCACACAAGAGCATGGCACAATTGATGACTTGGAGCTTTATGAAGAAGATGAGTTTGATATTttgtatgatgatgatgaatatTTGGATGAGATTTGA